In Gossypium arboreum isolate Shixiya-1 chromosome 6, ASM2569848v2, whole genome shotgun sequence, the following are encoded in one genomic region:
- the LOC108482185 gene encoding transcription elongation factor 1 homolog has protein sequence MGKRKSRAKPAPKKRMDKLDTVFSCPFCNHGTGVECRLDMKNLIGEASCRICQESFSTVITALTEAIDIYSEWIDECERVNNLEDDDGDQDEGFMPRKRVSTCDWD, from the exons ATGGGAAAGAGGAAATCAAGAGCAAAGCCTGCTCCTAAGAAGCGAATGGATAAGCTTGATACCGTTTTCAGTTGTCCCTTTTGTAACCATGGCACCGGTGTCGAATGCCGCCT TGACATGAAGAATTTGATCGGCGAAGCCTCATGCCGGATTTGCCAGGAAAGCTTCAGCACCGTTATAACAG CTTTGACCGAAGCAATAGACAT ATACAGCGAATGGATCGATGAATGTGAACGGGTTAACAACCTTGAAGACGATGATGGAGACCAAGACGAAGGTTTCATGCCTAGAAAACGGGTTTCGACCTGCGATTGGGATTAG
- the LOC108482211 gene encoding ras-related protein RABA1f-like encodes MGAYRADDDYDYLFKVVLIGDSGVGKSNLLSRFTKNEFSAESKSTIGVEFATRSIHVDDKVVKAQIWDTAGQERYRAITSAYYRGAVGALLVYDVTRRVTFENVQRWLKELRDHTDPNIVIMLVGNKADLRHLRAVAAEDAKAFAERENTFFMETSALESLNVENAFTEVLAQIYRVVSRKALDIGDDPAALPKGRTINVGSKDDVSAVKGAGCCSA; translated from the exons ATGGGAGCTTATAGAGCTGATGATGATTATGATTATTTGTTTAAGGTTGTGTTGATCGGTGATTCTGGTGTTGGAAAATCCAACCTATTGTCTAGATTTACGAAGAACGAGTTTAGCGCTGAGTCTAAATCCACCATTGGTGTTGAGTTTGCAACTCGTAGCATTCATGTTGATGATAAGGTTGTTAAAGCTCAAATTTGGGACACTGCTGGACAGGAAAG GTACCGTGCAATTACCAGTGCGTATTATCGAGGTGCCGTCGGTGCTTTACTAGTCTACGATGTCACTCGTCGTGTTACGTTCGAGAATGTACAAAGGTGGCTTAAGGAACTCCGAGACCACACCGATCCAAACATTGTGATTATGCTAGTCGGGAACAAGGCCGACCTGCGTCACTTGCGAGCTGTTGCAGCTGAAGATGCTAAAGCTTTTGCCGAACGAGAGAACACTTTTTTCATGGAAACATCTGCACTTGAGTCCTTAAATGTTGAGAATGCCTTCACCGAAGTGTTGGCCCAGATCTATCGTGTCGTAAGCAGGAAAGCTCTTGACATCGGAGATGATCCGGCAGCTTTACCTAAAGGTCGGACGATCAATGTTGGATCTAAAGACGATGTATCGGCTGTGAAAGGAGCTGGATGTTGCTCGGCTTAA
- the LOC108482362 gene encoding rac-like GTP-binding protein RAC9, giving the protein MMNTSRFIKCVTVGDGAVGKTCMLISYTSNTFPTDYVPTVFDNFSANVVVDGSTVNLGLWDTAGQEDYNRLRPLSYRGADVFLLAFSLISKASYENVHKKWIPELRHYAPNVPIVLVGTKLDLRDDKQFLSNNPGAISITTSQGEELKKMVGAVTYIECSSKTQQNVKVVFDVAIKIALRPPKPKRKPIKRRSCAFL; this is encoded by the exons ATGATGAATACGTCGAGGTTTATCAAGTGTGTCACAGTTGGTGACGGAGCGGTGGGGAAGACTTGCATGCTTATTTCGTATACTAGCAATACGTTCCCAACG GATTATGTTCCCACAGTGTTTGACAACTTTAGTGCTAATGTGGTGGTGGATGGCAGCACAGTGAACCTTGGCTTATGGGATACTGCCG GCCAAGAAGATTACAATAGGTTAAGACCTTTGAGTTATAGGGGAGCTGATGTGTTTTTGTTGGCCTTTTCTCTTATTAGCAAGGCCAGTTATGAAAATGTTCACAAAA AGTGGATCCCCGAGCTTAGACATTATGCTCCTAATGTGCCAATTGTGCTTGTTGGAACCAAACTAG ATTTAAGAGATGACAAGCAGTTCTTGAGTAATAACCCAGGAGCAATATCAATAACAACATCTCAg GGTGAGGAGTTGAAGAAGATGGTAGGTGCAGTTACTTACATTGAGTGCAGCTCCAAAACCCAACAG AATGTGAAGGTTGTTTTTGATGTTGCAATAAAGATAGCATTGAGGCCACCAAAACCAAAGAGAAAACCTATAAAAAGAAGATCATGTGCTTTCctttga
- the LOC108482864 gene encoding cyanidin 3-O-galactoside 2''-O-xylosyltransferase FGGT1-like translates to MAHKTFHIAMYPWFALGHITPYVHLANKLAENGHKISFFLPAKTLRMVEAFNLHPDLVTFIPIIVPHVEGLPLGAETTNDVPSPLHPLIMTAMDCTEPDIEAYLRELKPHFVFFDFTCWLPTLTRKLGIKSVVYCIISSGTIGYLLSPARKIIERGLTSFDLLEPPKGFPSSSIKLRMYEAQGLAAVTTMDYGSGFSFAERHLKSFSDCDAIGFKTCKEIEGPYCEYIGNQFEKPMLYAGPVVPEPQTMVLEERWERLLSNFEAKTLIFCAFGSECVLKKDQFQELVLGLELTGLPFLVALKAPMGAQTIESALPEGFQERVNGTGFIYGGWVPQQLILRHPSVGCFVTHCGSGSLAEAMVNDCQLVLVPHVGDQIINARLMAGDLRIGVEVEKSEKDGLFTKDDVNKAVKALMDCDSELGKEVRANHAKWKEFLLAPGLENYYINDFVMKLNNLV, encoded by the coding sequence ATGGCACACAAAACCTTTCATATTGCAATGTATCCTTGGTTTGCCCTTGGCCATATTACTCCGTATGTTCATTTGGCCAACAAACTAGCAGAGAATGGCCACAAAATTTCCTTCTTCTTGCCAGCCAAAACATTGCGCATGGTTGAGGCTTTCAATCTCCATCCGGATCTCGTGACCTTCATTCCGATCATCGTTCCACATGTTGAAGGTTTGCCTCTTGGTGCCGAAACAACAAATGACGTTCCTTCCCCTTTGCATCCTCTCATTATGACTGCCATGGATTGCACAGAACCAGATATTGAAGCTTACCTTCGTGAACTCAAACCCCATTTTGTTTTCTTTGATTTCACGTGTTGGTTGCCAACTTTGACTCGCAAGCTAGGCATCAAGTCTGTGGTCTATTGTATCATTAGCTCCGGAACTATTGGTTATCTTCTTAGTCCTGCAAGGAAGATTATTGAAAGAGGTTTAACCAGCTTTGATCTCCTCGAGCCTCCAAAAGGTTTTCCATCTTCGAGTATAAAGCTACGCATGTATGAAGCTCAAGGTTTAGCTGCTGTGACAACAATGGATTATGGAAGTGGTTTTTCATTCGCAGAGCGCCATCTAAAGTCTTTTAGTGATTGTGATGCTATTGGTTTCAAGACATGCAAGGAGATTGAAGGGCCTTATTGTGAATATATTGGAAATCAATTTGAAAAGCCAATGCTTTATGCTGGTCCAGTAGTGCCAGAGCCACAAACAATGGTGTTAGAAGAACGATGGGAAAGGTTATTAAGCAACTTTGAAGCCAAGACATTGATATTTTGTGCCTTCGGGAGTGAATGTGTTCTAAAAAAGGATCAATTCCAAGAATTAGTTTTAGGCCTCGAGCTAACAGGTCTACCATTCCTAGTCGCCCTGAAAGCACCAATGGGAGCTCAAACAATCGAGTCAGCCTTACCAGAAGGATTCCAAGAAAGAGTAAATGGAACAGGGTTCATATATGGAGGTTGGGTACCACAACAACTAATCCTAAGGCACCCTTCCGTGGGGTGTTTCGTGACTCATTGTGGCTCGGGCTCTTTGGCAGAGGCTATGGTGAATGATTGTCAATTGGTGTTGGTACCCCATGTTGGGGACCAGATAATTAATGCAAGGTTAATGGCTGGAGACTTGAGAATTGGAGTAGAGGTTGAGAAAAGTGAAAAAGATGGGTTATTTACAAAGGACGATGTTAACAAGGCAGTAAAAGCTCTAATGGATTGTGATAGTGAGCTAGGGAAAGAGGTAAGAGCTAACCATGCTAAATGGAAGGAGTTTCTTTTAGCACCAGGGCTTGAAAATTATTACATCAAtgattttgttatgaaattgaataacTTGGTGTAA